In Rutidosis leptorrhynchoides isolate AG116_Rl617_1_P2 chromosome 2, CSIRO_AGI_Rlap_v1, whole genome shotgun sequence, one genomic interval encodes:
- the LOC139890130 gene encoding uncharacterized protein, with translation MVLALCDRDDEFRWMTNEGKVVDYSTKQAWRDLRSYGLTVSWHYVVWFPQANPKHAFIMWLAIQNRLATQDRMQVWYPNKVFKCALCDGVNDSVEHLLFQCVYAAKVWNKLKKMLLCRGIPNKFQDVVECLMVYPSSKQVWSVVNRLMVAAASYFLWQERNWRLFKQRKRSAEELYTTVMDYMKVKVSNHQMLLGNWQICGNWNGKMGSCIKGEKDGPNLACWSHPLVCACSDSTYVRDHVLCAMMPKLDGAKID, from the exons ATGGTTCTAGCTTTATGTGATAGAGATGATGAGTTTAGGTGGATGACTAATGAGGGTAAAGTTGTGGATTATTCTACTAAACAAGCATGGAGGGATCTGAGAAGTTATGGATTAACTGTATCTTGGCACTATGTTGTGTGGTTTCCACAAGCTAACCCTAAGCATGCCTTTATAATGTGGTTAGCCATTCAAAACAGATTGGCTACTCAAGACAGAATGCAGGTATGGTACCCCAATAAAGTGTTCAAATGTGCTTTATGTGATGGTGTTAATGATTCTGTTGAACATTTGTTATTTCAATGTGTCTATGCTGCTAAAGTGTGGAATAAATTGAAGAAAATGTTGCTGTGTAGAGGGATCCCTAATAAGTTTCAAGATGTTGTTGAGTGCCTAATGGTTTATCCTTCTTCAAAACAAGTTTGGAGTGTGGTTAATAGATTGATGGTTGCTGCAGCCTCATACTTTCTTTGGCAAGAAAGGAATTGGAGGTTATTCAAGCAAAGAAAGAGATCTGCTGAAGAATTATATACTACTGTGATGGATTACATGAAAGTAAAAGTCTCAAACCATCAAATGCTGTTAGGAAATTGGCAAATATGTGGGAATTGGAATGGAAAGATGGGCAGTTGTATCAAAGGTGAAAAGGATGGTCCAAATTTGGCGTGCT GGTCACATCCGTTAGTTTGTGCGTGCAGTGACTCCACCTATGTGCGTGATCATGTGTTGTGTGCCATGATGCCAAAGCTAGATGGTGCGAAGATTGACTAA
- the LOC139893728 gene encoding uncharacterized protein yields MISAELSPTFFPLNTHQKHTTHSHHHHSLITSRNHNPNTNPNTNQSKILPNVKLSTNLKPTHLQYYTYKETHFMKLLNRSCKAGNYDESLYFLELMVEKGYKPDVILCTKLIKGFFNSKRVEKVVKVIQILESHGEPDVFAYNAVISGFCKLNQIDSANRVLDRMRNQGFSPDVVTYNILIGSLCSRGKLGLAMKMLDQLLEDNCNPTVITYTILIEATIVEGGINEAMKLLDEMLSRGLQPDMYTYNAIIRGLCREQMMDQAFEFVRSLPSKGCKPDVISYNILLRALLNQRKWENAMSLVEEMLSRNCELNAVTYSILISSLCRDGKVDEALNTMKIMVESGLTPDAFTFDPLISAFCKEGRLISAISFLDYMISSGCLPDIVNYNTVLSALCKNGNADEALMIFERLGDIGCPPDVSTYNTMISALWYSKEREKALSMVSEMITKRIDPDEITYNALISCLCRDGMVDEAIGLLKTMENNGFKPTVITYNIVLLGLCKAHRIDDAICVLEEMVENGCKPNQTTYVLLIEGLGFSGKRAEAMDLGNLLFKMRVISEELIKRLKKTFPLPDFQEPLI; encoded by the coding sequence ATGATTTCTGCAGAACTCTCACCAACATTCTTCCCTTTGAACACTCACCAAAAACACACTACACATTCTCATCACCATCACTCTTTAATCACCTCAAGAAACCATAATCCCAACACTAATCCCAACACTAATCAGAGCAAAATCTTACCAAATGTCAAACTTTCAACCAATTTAAAACCTACTCATTTGCAATATTACACTTACAAAGAAACCCACTTCATGAAACTACTCAATAGGTCCTGCAAAGCAGGGAATTATGATGAGTCACTCTATTTCTTGGAGCTCATGGTTGAAAAAGGTTATAAACCTGATGTTATTTTATGTACAAAGCTCATTAAAGGTTTTTTCAATAGTAAGCGTGTCGAAAAGGTGGTTAAAGTGATACAAATACTTGAGTCTCATGGTGAACCGGATGTTTTCGCTTATAATGCAGTGATAAGTGGTTTTTGTAAGTTAAATCAGATTGATTCTGCTAATCGAGTGTTGGATCGAATGAGGAATCAAGGTTTTTCGCCCGATGTGGTTACTTATAATATATTGATTGGTAGTTTGTGTAGTAGAGGGAAACTAGGATTAGCTATGAAAATGTTGGATCAATTGTTGGAGGATAATTGTAATCCGACGGTGATCACGTACACGATTTTGATCGAGGCGACAATTGTTGAAGGTGGGATTAATGAAGCAATGAAGCTTTTGGATGAAATGTTGTCTAGAGGGCTTCAACCCGATATGTATACGTATAATGCGATAATTAGAGGGTTGTGTAGAGAACAAATGATGGATCAAGCGTTTGAATTCGTTAGAAGTTTGCCGTCAAAAGGGTGTAAACCGGACGTAATCTCGTACAACATTTTGTTAAGAGCTTTGTTGAATCAGCGAAAATGGGAAAACGCGATGAGTTTAGTCGAAGAAATGTTGTCGAGAAATTGCGAGTTGAATGCGGTTACTTATAGTATTTTGATTAGCTCGTTGTGTCGCGATGGTAAGGTAGACGAAGCGTTGAATACGATGAAAATTATGGTCGAAAGTGGACTTACACCCGATGCTTTCACTTTCGACCCTTTAATTTCCGCCTTTTGTAAAGAAGGTAGACTAATTTCGGCAATTAGTTTCTTGGATTACATGATATCGAGCGGATGTTTACCCGATATAGTAAATTACAACACTGTGTTATCAGCATTGTGTAAAAATggaaatgctgacgaggcgctgaTGATTTTTGAAAGATTAGGTGATATTGGGTGTCCACCTGATGTAAGTACATATAATACTATGATAAGTGCCTTATGGTATAGTAAAGAAAGGGAAAAGGCTTTGAGCATGGTTTCGGAGATGATAACGAAACGAATCGATCCCGATGAGATCACATATAACGCGCTAATTTCGTGTTTATGTAGAGACGGGATGGTAGACGAGGCAATCGGGCTGTTAAAAACTATGGAGAATAATGGATTTAAGCCGACGGTTATCACTTACAATATTGTGCTACTCGGACTGTGTAAAGCTCATAGAATAGACGATGCGATTTGTGTTTTAGAAGAAATGGTGGAAAATGGTTGTAAACCGAATCAAACGACGTACGTTTTGTTGATTGAAGGGCTCGGGTTTTCAGGAAAACGAGCCGAGGCTATGGATTTGGGGAATTTGTTGTTTAAAATGAGAGTTATTTCAGAAGAATTGATCAAACGGTTGAAAAAGACTTTCCCACTGCCGGATTTTCAAGAACCCTTGATCTAA
- the LOC139890131 gene encoding carbon catabolite repressor protein 4 homolog 4, with the protein MPKVEVMWSVISRRVSRKICIRSMSTENNDTPTPVYPKFVPVEQNKITSVSKSDAFTFRLVSYNILAQAYVKSIVFPHSPSPCLKWKARSPIILDVVKSLDADILCLQELDEYDKFYKGKIEQNDYSSIYIKRSGKKLDGCGIFYKHDKLELVIEEKIDYNDLANLVLDESSSVEQKEKALDTNNKGAEKGKTARDLGDPNDPYVRLKRDCVGIMAAFKFKKPYQHYVIVANTHIYWDPEWADVKLAQVKYLLSRVAEFKKMVSEKFECTPSVVVAGDFNSVPGDKVYEYIVSGGSAFPAPECSEDLPMPLCSVYAYTRGEPKSTNCTPGFTGTLDYILFSPSEGIEPVAYLELPEAESPDIIGGLPNYYHPSDHLPIGAEFAVV; encoded by the exons atgcCTAAAGTTGAAGTAATGTGGAGTGTCATTTCTCGACGTGTTTCTAG AAAGATTTGTATTAGAAGTATGAGTACAGAGAATAACGATACACCTACACCTGTTTACCCTAAATTTGTACCAGTGGAACAGAATAAAATTACTTCAGTTAGCAAATCTGACG CCTTTACATTTCGATTGGTTTCATATAACATTTTGGCTCAG GCATATGTTAAAAGCATAGTATTCCCACATTCTCCGTCACCTTGTCTTAA GTGGAAAGCTCGTTCTCCAATAATTCTTGATGTTGTTAAGAGTCTTGATGCTGATATCTTATGCTTACAG GAATTAGATGagtatgataagttttacaaaggTAAAATAGAGCAGAATGATTACTCAAGCATCTACATTAAAAGAAGTGGGAAAAAACTTGATGGATGTGGGATTTTCTACAAGCACGACAA ATTGGAGTTAGTCATAGAGGAAAAAATTGACTATAATGACCTTGCTAACTTGGTTCTAGATGAATCATCGAGCGTCGAACAAAAAGAGAAGGCTCTTGATACTAACAATAAAG GTGCAGAGAAAGGGAAGACTGCAAGGGATTTAGGAGATCCAAACGATCCATATGTCCGTTTGAAACGTGATTGTGTTGGAATTATGGCTGCATTCAAGTTCAAAAAGCCTTATCAACATTATGTCATTGTAGCAAACACACATATTTACTG GGACCCAGAATGGGCTGATGTGAAGCTCGCACAGGTGAAATATTTATTATCACGTGTTGCTGAATTCAAGAAAATGGTATCAGAAAAATTTGAATGCACACCATCTGTTGTTGTAGCTGGGGATTTCAATTCGGTTCCTGGAGATAAG GTATACGAGTACATTGTGTCAGGTGGTTCAGCTTTTCCTGCACCAGAATGTTCAGAAGACTTACCCATGCCATTATGTAGTGTATATGCATATACAAGGGGTGAACCGAAATCTACAAATTGCACCCCTGGTTTCACCGGTACACTTGATTATATCTTATTCTCACCTTCTGAGGGCATTGAACCAGTTGCTTATCTTGAACTTCCAGAAGCTGAGTCACCCGATATAATAGGCGGATTACCAAATTATTACCATCCGAGTGATCATCTGCCAATAGGAGCCGAGTTTGCAGTCGTTTAA
- the LOC139893729 gene encoding uncharacterized protein, with the protein MLNNLSFISDQLDFTSLIGVSPFTSQVIKARSHEPWTKFTTSQRYGNLLKSRVCLDRVPETRVDSWNTNRYEVQKNASSGRNFVKNDEQTNNDLLQNLCKQWELVKAARLVALMSRRNQIPDFHSCNKLIRGLVKINYLERATEVLNCMVMSGGVPDIITYNMLIGCLCKERRIDAALDLLESMNVSGCPPDDITYTAIIRVMLEHGYVRQAVSFWKAQLAKGCFPYASTSSVLVELICKCRGVIRAIEILEDLAVEGCNPDLVTYNAMINVASKRGNFGDVILIIHDLLSHGMKPNTVMYTTLLHSFFNHGYLDEAEKILFVMKETSNEPTMVTYNIIIKGFCKYGLLDRAIEYLNEMMLRNYSPDIITYNTLLRALCDEGMTDESLQIVECLKDENIPPSLVTYNILIDGLAKRGDMEKAVGLYRQLIKEKSVVPDDVTHRCLIWGFCYADMIDEAVKILKVMEKNKHKAPHSTYKYVIHKLCQQRKLDGAIEVMKMLVSSPNKPYGERFYSDIIQGLFTNGMDEEARQLRQKLIDWNAF; encoded by the coding sequence ATGTTGAACAACTTGAGTTTCATCTCTGATCAATTGGATTTCACTTCACTCATTGGGGTCAGCCCATTCACGTCACAAGTCATCAAGGCTCGATCACATGAACCATGGACCAAATTCACCACTTCTCAAAGGTACGGTAACTTGTTAAAGTCTCGAGTCTGCCTTGACCGGGTCCCAGAAACTAGAGTGGATTCATGGAACACAAATCGCTATGAAGTTCAGAAAAACGCGTCTTCCGGTAGAAATTTTGTTAAAAACGATGAGCAAACCAACAATGACCTATTACAAAACTTATGTAAGCAATGGGAATTGGTAAAAGCAGCAAGATTAGTAGCCCTAATGAGCCGAAGAAACCAAATACCTGACTTTCATTCATGCAATAAGTTAATTAGAGGCCTAGTGAAAATCAACTACTTAGAACGAGCTACCGAGGTCTTAAATTGTATGGTTATGTCCGGTGGGGTCCCCGATATAATCACGTATAATATGCTAATTGGCTGTTTATGTAAAGAACGACGTATAGACGCAGCTCTTGATCTTCTTGAAAGCATGAATGTATCTGGTTGTCCACCTGATGATATTACTTATACCGCGATAATTCGCGTGATGCTCGAACACGGTTATGTTCGTCAAGCCGTTTCGTTTTGGAAGGCTCAATTAGCCAAGGGTTGTTTTCCGTACGCTAGCACTAGTTCGGTTCTCGTTGAGTTAATTTGCAAGTGTCGTGGGGTTATTCGAGCGATCGAAATCTTGGAGGATTTAGCCGTTGAAGGATGTAATCCCGATCTCGTGACTTATAACGCGATGATTAACGTTGCTAGTAAACGGGGAAATTTTGGTGACGTTATTTTGATTATACACGATCTTTTATCTCATGGTATGAAGCCGAATACAGTAATGTACACTACGCTTCTTCACTCGTTTTTTAACCATGGTTACTTAGATGAGGCGGAAAAGATTCTGTTTGTTATGAAGGAAACGTCTAATGAACCAACTATGGTTACTTACAACATTATAATAAAGGGGTTTTGTAAATATGGGCTTCTTGATCGTGCTATTGAGTACTTGAATGAGATGATGTTGCGTAATTATTCGCCTGATATAATTACGTATAACACCCTTTTACGCGCACTTTGTGATGAAGGAATGACAGATGAGTCTCTGCAGATTGTTGAATGTTTAAAAGACGAAAACATCCCTCCGAGTTTAGTGACTTACAACATTTTGATCGACGGGttagctaaaaggggtgatatggAGAAAGCGGTCGGGTTATATAGGCAACTAATTAAAGAAAAATCGGTTGTTCCTGATGATGTCACTCATAGATGTTTGATTTGGGGGTTCTGTTACGCTGATATGATCGATGAGGCTGTAAAGATATTGAAAGTGATGGAGAAAAATAAGCATAAAGCGCCACATAGTACGTATAAGTATGTTATCCATAAGTTATGCCAGCAACGAAAACTTGATGGTGCAATTGAGGTGATGAAAATGTTGGTTTCGAGCCCTAACAAGCCGTATGGCGAACGGTTTTATTCTGATATAATTCAAGGCTTATTTACAAACGGTATGGATGAAGAAGCTCGTCAACTACGTCAGAAACTAATAGATTGGAATGCGTTTTAA